In Daucus carota subsp. sativus chromosome 4, DH1 v3.0, whole genome shotgun sequence, one DNA window encodes the following:
- the LOC108216763 gene encoding mannan endo-1,4-beta-mannosidase 5, with translation MACSSKMITTFALLCLSLSLVSKAIDVDSGDNTRGFVRVKGSQFKLNGSPFFFNGFNSYWLMTVAADPSMRYKVTEVFRDASTAGMSVCRTWAFADGGSNALQISPGTYDERVFQGLDFVISEARRFNIYLILSFANNYKDYGGRPQYVQWARNAGVLLNNDDDFYTHHIVKGYYRNHVQRVMTRINTITKRAYKDDSTIMSWELINEPRCDVDYSGRTVNGWVQEMASLVKSIDKKHLLTIGMEGFYGDTMPEKKQFNPGYQVGTDYISNHLIKEIDFATIHAYPDIWLANQNEAAQMAFMGRWMQSHHTDAKTILKKPLVIAEFGKSSKDPGFSLGSRDVYMGAVYTYIYRSARHGGALGGGLVWQILARGMQQYGDGYEIVLAENPTTGSVISRQSHAMSTLSHLVSTAYEN, from the exons ATGGCTTGTTCTAGCAAAATGATCACTACTTTTGCCCTACTTTGTCTCTCCTTATCACTCGTCTCTAAAGCTATAGACGTCGATAGTGGGGATAATACACGAGGATTTGTTAGAGTAAAGGGCTCCCAGTTTAAACTCAACGGCTCTCCTTTTTTCTTTAATGGTTTTAACTCTTACTGGTTGATGACTGTTGCCGCAGACCCTAGTATGAGGTACAAAGTAACCGAAGTCTTCCGAGACGCCTCCACGGCGGGCATGTCTGTTTGCCGGACGTGGGCCTTTGCCGATGGAGGTAGTAATGCACTCCAGATATCACCCGGCACTTATGATGAACGTGTTTTTCAG GGTTTGGATTTCGTGATTTCTGAGGCTCGAAGATTCAACATTTACTTGATATTAAGTTTCGCAAACAACTACAAGGACTATGGAGGGAGACCACAATATGTTCAGTGGGCTCGAAATGCTGGAGTGCTTTTAAACAACGATGACGATTTCTATACACATCACATTGTTAAAGGTTACTACAGGAACCACGTCCAG AGAGTGATGACGAGAATCAACACCATAACGAAAAGGGCCTACAAGGATGATTCCACAATCATGTCATGGGAGCTTATCAATGAACCTCGTTGCGACGTCGATTACTCTGGCCGAACAGTCAAC GGCTGGGTTCAAGAAATGGCGAGTCTCGTGAAATCGATCGACAAGAAGCACTTGTTGACGATCGGGATGGAAGGCTTCTACGGGGACACGATGCCTGAGAAGAAACAGTTCAATCCGGGCTATCAAGTCGGGACTGATTACATCAGCAACCATCTCATCAAAGAAATCGACTTCGCCACCATACACGCCTACCCTGATATATGGTTGgccaaccaaaatgaagctgcaCAAATGGCCTTCATGGGAAGATGGATGCAGAGCCACCATACCGACGCCAAGACCATTCTGAAGAAGCCGCTCGTCATAGCTGAATTCGGGAAATCAAGTAAGGACCCGGGTTTCAGTTTAGGGTCGAGAGATGTTTACATGGGCGCGGTGTATACGTACATTTACAGAAGTGCTAGACATGGTGGTGCCCTGGGCGGCGGCCTGGTGTGGCAAATACTGGCTCGAGGAATGCAGCAATATGGCGATGGTTATGAGATCGTCTTGGCTGAAAATCCGACTACAGGCAGTGTGATTTCGAGACAATCTCATGCCATGAGCACTTTATCTCATTTGGTCAGCACAGCTTATGAAAACTAA